Part of the Nanoarchaeota archaeon genome, ACAGAGAAAAACGTATTATTTGCTTACGTTTACGGAAGCTTTGGAAGAGGGGAAAAGGATTACAGCGACATTGATTTAGCAGTATTTCTCAAGAAAATACCGAAAAACAGCGCGCCTTATGAAGCAAAACTCGGACAAAAGCTTGAAAAAGAAACAGGAAAGCCGGTTGAAGTAAGGATTATGAATTCAATGCCGCTGCTTTTGAAATCGCGCGTATTCAAGGAAGGAAAAACAGTATTTTCAAGAAATAAGAAGGCGCGCGTCAGTTTTGAAACCGCATTAATGAGCCGTTATCTTGATTTTTCATATATTATGCAAGAATACGACCAAAGGAGGCTTGAACGGTATGGCATTGGATAAATCGCTTGTAAATCTTAGAATCGATGTAATAGAAAGGAATCTGAAAGAAATAAAAAGCATTCTTGATGAAGGCGAGGAAAAATTCCTTAAAACCTATAGAACCACATTGGCCGGAAGGCATGCGCTTCTTGAGTCTATTGAGGCTTGTATTGACATTGGAAATCATATAATCGCAAGCATTGGACTAAGGAGACCCGAGGATTACAAAGACGTAT contains:
- a CDS encoding nucleotidyltransferase domain-containing protein yields the protein MRKILLEKIKKAFRTEKNVLFAYVYGSFGRGEKDYSDIDLAVFLKKIPKNSAPYEAKLGQKLEKETGKPVEVRIMNSMPLLLKSRVFKEGKTVFSRNKKARVSFETALMSRYLDFSYIMQEYDQRRLERYGIG
- a CDS encoding DUF86 domain-containing protein; translation: MALDKSLVNLRIDVIERNLKEIKSILDEGEEKFLKTYRTTLAGRHALLESIEACIDIGNHIIASIGLRRPEDYKDVFSILEENRVISRNLSERLQKMASFRNLLVHYYTKVDDKAVFSIMREDIKDITEFVRTILKFMAEKA